The proteins below are encoded in one region of Betaproteobacteria bacterium:
- the rpsI gene encoding 30S ribosomal protein S9 → MAESYFYGTGRRKSAVARVFMKRGSGAIVVNGKPIDQFFSRETGRMIVRQPLVLVEQLSGFDIKVNVIGGGESGQAGAVRHGITRALIEYDAALKPALSKAGFVTRDAREVERKKVGFHKARRRKQFSKR, encoded by the coding sequence ATGGCTGAAAGTTATTTTTACGGGACTGGTCGTCGCAAGAGTGCAGTTGCCCGAGTGTTCATGAAGCGTGGATCCGGCGCCATCGTTGTAAATGGCAAGCCGATTGATCAGTTCTTCTCCCGTGAAACCGGCCGCATGATCGTGCGTCAGCCGCTGGTTCTGGTGGAGCAGCTGAGTGGTTTCGATATCAAGGTTAATGTTATAGGTGGTGGCGAGTCTGGCCAAGCCGGTGCAGTACGCCATGGTATTACTCGTGCCCTGATTGAGTACGATGCAGCATTGAAGCCCGCGTTGTCTAAAGCAGGTTTTGTTACTCGCGATGCACGCGAAGTCGAGCGTAAGAAGGTCGGTTTCCATAAAGCGCGTCGCCGCAAGCAGTTCTCCAAGCGCTAA
- the rplM gene encoding 50S ribosomal protein L13 — protein MKTFSAKPHEVKREWFVVDATDKVLGRLATEIARRLRGKHKAIYTPHVDTGDFIVVTNVDKITVTGNKAEDKKYYRHSGYPGGIYETNFKKMQQRFPGRALETAVKGMLPKGPLGYAMLKKLKCYAGEQHPHTAQQPQALEI, from the coding sequence ATGAAAACGTTTTCCGCCAAGCCACATGAGGTGAAGCGCGAGTGGTTTGTGGTAGACGCCACAGACAAGGTGCTCGGCCGCCTCGCAACCGAAATTGCTCGTCGCCTACGTGGCAAGCACAAGGCTATTTATACACCGCACGTTGACACTGGTGATTTCATCGTTGTTACCAACGTGGACAAGATCACTGTTACCGGTAATAAAGCCGAAGATAAGAAATATTATCGTCACTCGGGTTATCCGGGCGGTATTTACGAAACGAACTTCAAGAAGATGCAGCAGCGTTTTCCGGGGCGCGCTTTGGAAACTGCCGTCAAGGGTATGTTGCCAAAGGGTCCGCTGGGGTATGCCATGCTCAAGAAGCTGAAGTGCTACGCTGGCGAACAGCATCCTCACACCGCCCAGCAGCCGCAGGCTCTGGAAATCTAA
- a CDS encoding OsmC family protein — MECMVRWMGNDAGMAFVAETGSGHAVVMDGAPEAGGRNIGLRPMELVLAGTGGCTAFDVVLILKKGRHAVSGCDVSLKAERAESDPKVFTHIHFHYRVKGKQLKADAVARAIELSKDKYCSASIMIGKTAQITHDFEIIEEA; from the coding sequence ATGGAATGCATGGTTAGGTGGATGGGCAACGACGCAGGAATGGCGTTTGTTGCGGAGACAGGCAGCGGTCACGCCGTGGTAATGGATGGCGCCCCCGAGGCAGGAGGGCGGAACATCGGACTACGGCCCATGGAGCTGGTACTGGCGGGCACGGGCGGGTGCACCGCCTTCGATGTTGTTTTGATTCTAAAAAAGGGGCGTCACGCTGTCAGTGGCTGCGATGTCAGCCTGAAAGCAGAGCGTGCCGAGAGCGACCCAAAGGTATTCACGCACATTCACTTTCATTACCGCGTCAAAGGAAAGCAACTCAAAGCGGATGCTGTTGCACGCGCCATTGAGCTATCAAAAGACAAATACTGCTCCGCTTCAATCATGATCGGCAAAACAGCACAAATCACTCACGACTTCGAGATCATTGAAGAAGCCTGA
- the coq7 gene encoding 2-polyprenyl-3-methyl-6-methoxy-1,4-benzoquinone monooxygenase has translation MSPDQLILEFDRALRTIFSHARSVRPIPGNACPDVELDAEQKRHVIGLMRINHCGEICAQALYQGQALTSRDPGIRDALKGAADEETEHLAWTEQRIAELGGRKSLLNPLWYIGSLSLGLAAGTLGDKWNLGFLAETERQVEAHLDSHLLSLPAEDERSRAIVDRMRLDEIQHAETAIHHGAAELPAPVKMAMKLAAKVMTRAAYRI, from the coding sequence ATGTCACCAGATCAATTAATTCTTGAGTTTGACCGGGCGCTACGTACGATTTTCAGTCATGCGCGCAGTGTGCGTCCTATTCCGGGAAATGCGTGCCCGGACGTGGAGTTGGATGCCGAGCAGAAACGTCACGTTATCGGCCTGATGCGCATCAATCACTGTGGCGAAATATGCGCCCAGGCCCTCTATCAAGGGCAGGCATTGACTTCGCGGGATCCTGGGATCAGGGATGCCTTGAAGGGGGCCGCTGATGAGGAAACCGAGCACTTGGCCTGGACTGAGCAGCGGATTGCCGAGCTTGGTGGGCGCAAGAGCCTGTTAAATCCACTCTGGTATATCGGTTCGCTTTCCTTGGGGTTGGCTGCTGGTACCCTTGGCGACAAATGGAATCTTGGCTTTCTTGCCGAGACCGAGCGACAAGTTGAGGCGCATCTCGATAGTCACTTGCTCAGCTTGCCGGCAGAAGATGAGCGTTCGCGGGCTATCGTAGATCGAATGCGACTCGACGAAATACAGCATGCAGAAACGGCAATTCACCACGGCGCAGCGGAGCTTCCCGCGCCTGTCAAAATGGCGATGAAACTGGCAGCCAAGGTTATGACCCGGGCTGCCTACCGTATTTAG
- a CDS encoding CNP1-like family protein, with the protein MSFVRRLLCLSVLALSVSSALADFDEDYESSVWTEIEVQLPDSPKPENLLPFYVSAATENKFFVDGSTLKVGSDGVVRYVLLVVSSQGVKNVTFEGMRCETRERRIYASGRSSGKWSKARNNEWVRIQEASANRQHAVLFQDYFCPFGIMVRDAAEARNALVLGGHPDIRH; encoded by the coding sequence ATGTCATTTGTTCGTCGCTTGCTTTGTTTGTCGGTGCTCGCGTTATCGGTTTCGTCGGCACTTGCTGACTTTGACGAAGATTACGAAAGCAGTGTTTGGACGGAGATTGAGGTTCAGCTGCCGGATTCGCCCAAGCCAGAAAACCTGCTGCCGTTCTATGTCAGCGCGGCAACCGAGAATAAGTTTTTTGTCGATGGCTCCACGTTGAAGGTGGGTAGCGATGGTGTCGTGCGCTACGTCTTGCTGGTTGTCTCTTCCCAGGGTGTGAAAAATGTCACCTTCGAAGGAATGCGCTGCGAGACCCGCGAGCGTCGGATATATGCTTCCGGTCGCTCCAGCGGGAAATGGTCCAAGGCGCGAAATAACGAATGGGTCCGTATTCAAGAAGCGTCCGCCAATCGCCAGCATGCGGTATTGTTCCAAGACTATTTCTGTCCGTTTGGCATCATGGTGCGTGATGCTGCCGAGGCTCGGAATGCATTGGTTCTGGGCGGGCATCCGGATATCAGGCATTGA
- a CDS encoding RNA pyrophosphohydrolase, with translation MLDREGYRPNVGIILCNAKNEVFWGKRIREHSWQFPQGGIKRGETPEEAMFRELHEEVGLLPEHVRILGRTKGWLRYEVPTHWIKREWRGSYKGQKQIWFLLRLIGRDTDVSLRATNKPEFDAWRWNDYWIPLDAVIEFKRSVYEQALNELVRFVDFDRKAARQKRLGGASLDAEASASHED, from the coding sequence ATGCTCGACCGTGAAGGCTATCGCCCGAACGTCGGCATCATTCTTTGTAACGCGAAAAACGAGGTTTTCTGGGGCAAGCGCATACGTGAACATTCCTGGCAGTTTCCACAAGGTGGCATAAAGCGCGGCGAAACGCCCGAAGAAGCCATGTTTCGTGAACTGCATGAGGAGGTCGGGCTTTTGCCTGAGCACGTGCGTATCCTGGGGCGAACCAAAGGTTGGTTGCGTTATGAAGTGCCGACACACTGGATCAAGCGCGAATGGCGTGGATCCTACAAAGGCCAGAAACAGATCTGGTTCTTGCTACGCTTGATAGGGCGCGACACTGATGTCAGTTTGCGCGCTACCAATAAACCGGAATTTGATGCTTGGCGCTGGAACGATTACTGGATTCCGCTGGATGCCGTGATCGAGTTCAAGCGCAGCGTTTACGAGCAGGCGCTCAATGAACTTGTCCGCTTCGTGGATTTTGACCGCAAGGCTGCAAGGCAAAAACGGCTTGGTGGCGCTAGTTTGGATGCCGAAGCTTCTGCTTCGCATGAGGATTGA
- a CDS encoding proline--tRNA ligase, protein MRTSQFFFSTLKEAPADAEVISQKMMLRAGYIKRAAAGIYTWMPLGLRVLRKVENIVREEMNNAGALELLMPAVQPAELWQESGRWEQYGPELLRFKDRHQREFVIGPTHEEVITDVVRRDVKSYRQLPIHLYQIQSKFRDEIRPRFGVMRGREFLMKDGYSFHSSFDDLKREYGNMYETYSRIFTRLGLKFRAVAADTGSIGGTGSHEFHVLADSGEDDIAYCPNSDYAANIELAEALAPSAQRGAATQPVDKIATPGKMACADVAELLSVPLAKIVKSIAVFSEKEDGSTTFALLLLRGDHELNEIKASKLAAIAPFRFATEAEVEEYLGCKPGYIGPAAVDRKKVAIFADRSVAAMSDFVCGANEAGFHLTGVNFGRDLPEPEVADIRNVVAGDPSPDGQGTLEILRGIEVGHIFQLRQKYAQALNCAYLDENGKSQIMEMGCYGIGVSRIVGAAIEQGNDDKGIVLPPAIAPFEVCLVPMGYYKSEAVKAAADQLYGELKAAGVDVVLDDRNERPGVMFADMELIGIPHRVVIGERGLKEGQLEYKGRRDAEATMIAQADAVASLKGKLCAA, encoded by the coding sequence ATGCGCACTTCGCAGTTCTTTTTCAGCACCCTCAAGGAAGCCCCGGCCGACGCAGAAGTTATCAGCCAGAAAATGATGCTTCGCGCGGGCTACATCAAGCGCGCTGCGGCAGGCATTTACACATGGATGCCACTGGGCCTGCGCGTGCTGCGCAAGGTCGAAAACATTGTGCGTGAGGAGATGAACAATGCCGGCGCCCTTGAGCTGCTGATGCCAGCGGTGCAACCTGCCGAACTGTGGCAGGAATCAGGCCGTTGGGAGCAATATGGCCCGGAATTACTGCGTTTCAAGGACCGCCACCAGCGCGAATTTGTCATTGGCCCGACGCATGAAGAGGTGATTACGGATGTCGTTCGACGCGACGTGAAGAGCTATCGCCAACTACCGATCCATCTCTATCAAATCCAGAGCAAGTTCCGCGACGAAATTCGCCCCCGCTTCGGCGTCATGCGTGGCCGCGAATTCCTGATGAAAGACGGCTACTCCTTCCATTCATCCTTCGACGACTTGAAGCGTGAGTACGGCAACATGTATGAAACGTACAGCCGTATCTTCACGCGCCTTGGCCTGAAATTCCGTGCTGTTGCGGCCGATACAGGCTCGATCGGCGGCACTGGCTCGCATGAGTTCCATGTATTGGCAGACTCGGGGGAAGACGATATTGCCTATTGTCCAAACTCTGACTACGCGGCCAATATCGAACTGGCTGAGGCGCTCGCCCCATCCGCTCAGCGAGGCGCGGCCACCCAACCAGTGGACAAAATTGCAACGCCGGGCAAGATGGCTTGCGCCGATGTCGCGGAACTCCTCTCCGTGCCGCTGGCGAAGATCGTCAAATCCATCGCGGTTTTCAGTGAAAAGGAAGATGGCAGCACAACTTTCGCGCTTTTACTGCTACGCGGCGATCATGAACTGAACGAGATCAAGGCCAGTAAGCTTGCCGCCATCGCGCCCTTCCGTTTTGCCACCGAAGCTGAAGTTGAGGAGTATCTCGGCTGTAAACCCGGCTATATCGGGCCTGCTGCGGTCGACCGGAAAAAAGTGGCTATTTTTGCAGACCGCAGCGTTGCCGCCATGAGTGACTTCGTCTGCGGCGCGAATGAAGCCGGGTTCCACCTGACCGGCGTCAATTTCGGCCGCGACCTGCCCGAACCGGAAGTGGCTGATATCCGCAATGTCGTCGCTGGCGACCCGTCGCCGGACGGTCAAGGCACGCTAGAAATCCTGCGCGGCATTGAAGTCGGCCATATTTTCCAGCTCCGCCAGAAATACGCCCAGGCGCTGAACTGCGCCTATCTGGACGAAAACGGCAAGAGCCAGATCATGGAAATGGGCTGCTACGGTATCGGCGTTTCGCGCATCGTCGGCGCCGCCATCGAACAGGGCAACGACGACAAGGGCATCGTCCTGCCCCCGGCCATCGCGCCATTCGAAGTGTGCCTGGTGCCCATGGGCTACTACAAGAGCGAAGCCGTCAAGGCCGCGGCCGACCAGCTTTACGGCGAACTGAAGGCGGCCGGGGTCGATGTCGTGCTCGATGACCGCAACGAACGACCGGGCGTCATGTTTGCCGACATGGAACTGATCGGTATTCCGCATCGCGTCGTCATCGGCGAGCGCGGCCTGAAGGAAGGCCAGCTTGAATACAAGGGACGGCGGGACGCTGAGGCGACCATGATTGCCCAAGCCGATGCTGTCGCCTCCCTCAAGGGAAAGTTGTGCGCCGCCTGA
- a CDS encoding lytic transglycosylase domain-containing protein, with translation MRRLIAACCLLGASAAFAGAQKYEPLSASVQAALHKAVSDSRPSVSSFKTPMEAVDWLTAMSPRLAKRIPNREYRLDLLRSVHYEATRAGLDPQLVLGLMQVESGFRKYAVSSAGARGYMQVMPFWVKIIGRPDDSLFDLRTSLRYGCTILRHYLDIEKGDYFRALGRYNGSLGKPEYPNMVRAAWQNQWNYNSPARLAQAGQ, from the coding sequence GTGCGCCGCCTGATAGCGGCCTGTTGCTTGTTGGGCGCGTCGGCAGCTTTCGCCGGCGCGCAAAAGTACGAACCGCTTTCGGCCAGCGTACAGGCCGCGCTCCATAAAGCCGTGTCGGACTCCCGGCCCTCGGTCAGTTCATTCAAGACCCCCATGGAAGCCGTTGACTGGCTAACTGCCATGTCGCCCCGACTGGCAAAACGGATTCCAAACCGAGAGTACCGCCTCGATCTACTGCGTAGCGTTCATTACGAAGCTACGCGTGCCGGACTTGACCCGCAATTGGTACTTGGCCTGATGCAGGTTGAATCCGGATTCCGCAAATACGCGGTGTCTTCAGCCGGTGCGCGTGGCTACATGCAGGTCATGCCATTCTGGGTGAAAATAATCGGCCGGCCGGACGACTCGCTCTTCGACCTGCGGACTAGCCTACGCTATGGCTGCACCATCCTGCGTCACTATCTGGATATCGAAAAAGGCGACTATTTCCGCGCCCTCGGCCGATACAACGGCAGCTTGGGCAAGCCAGAATATCCCAACATGGTTCGCGCCGCCTGGCAGAACCAATGGAATTACAACAGCCCTGCCCGCCTAGCACAGGCTGGGCAATAA
- the ffh gene encoding signal recognition particle protein — MLDNLTNRLARVMKTLKGEARLTESNISDALREVRMALLEADVALPVVKDFIAAVKEKAVGEAVIGSLSPGQALIGVVHAELTKIMGDAHEGINFNTQPPAIVLMAGLQGAGKTTTVGKLGKFLKENHKKKVLVVSCDVYRPAAIEQLKSVAGQAGVDFFPSTIGEKPEAIALAALDWAKRHYHDVLLVDTAGRLAVDEEMMAEIKRLHAAINPVETLFVVDAMLGQDAVNTAKAFNETLPLTGVVLTKLDGDARGGAALSVRHITGKPIKFAGVGEKLAGLEAFHPERMASRILGMGDVLSLIEDARKGLDEEKAVAFAKKLKSGKGFDLNDFKEQIAQMRNMGGLSALMDKMPAQIAQMAGQLPAGAENKMIGRVEGIINSMTPLERSKPELIKASRKRRIAMGAGVQVQEVNRLLNQFEQSQKMMKMMSKGGMGKLMRGMKGMLPGMR; from the coding sequence ATGCTCGATAACCTGACCAATCGCCTTGCTCGCGTCATGAAGACGCTGAAGGGCGAAGCTCGCCTGACTGAATCCAATATTTCCGATGCCTTGCGAGAAGTGCGCATGGCGCTGCTGGAGGCCGATGTAGCCTTGCCGGTGGTCAAGGATTTTATCGCCGCCGTGAAGGAAAAGGCGGTGGGCGAGGCGGTCATCGGGTCGTTGAGTCCTGGCCAGGCGCTGATCGGTGTAGTTCATGCCGAGTTGACCAAGATCATGGGCGATGCCCATGAGGGCATCAATTTCAATACTCAGCCGCCGGCGATTGTGTTGATGGCCGGTTTGCAGGGGGCGGGCAAGACGACCACGGTCGGTAAGCTGGGTAAGTTCCTCAAGGAAAATCACAAGAAAAAGGTGTTGGTGGTGTCCTGTGACGTTTATCGTCCAGCCGCCATCGAGCAATTGAAGTCGGTGGCCGGGCAGGCGGGTGTTGATTTCTTCCCCTCGACCATCGGCGAGAAGCCGGAAGCGATTGCGCTGGCAGCGCTGGATTGGGCCAAGCGCCATTATCACGACGTGTTGCTGGTCGATACCGCGGGTCGTCTCGCAGTCGACGAGGAAATGATGGCCGAAATCAAACGGCTGCATGCGGCGATCAATCCGGTCGAAACGTTGTTCGTGGTCGATGCGATGTTGGGCCAGGATGCGGTCAATACCGCCAAGGCTTTCAACGAGACGCTGCCGCTGACCGGCGTGGTGCTGACCAAGCTGGACGGTGATGCGCGCGGTGGTGCCGCCTTGTCTGTGCGTCATATCACTGGCAAGCCGATCAAGTTTGCCGGTGTCGGCGAAAAGCTGGCCGGACTTGAGGCTTTCCATCCTGAACGCATGGCGTCCCGCATCTTGGGCATGGGCGACGTGCTGTCGCTGATTGAGGATGCCCGCAAGGGTTTGGACGAGGAAAAGGCCGTTGCATTCGCCAAGAAGCTGAAATCCGGCAAGGGTTTTGACCTGAATGACTTCAAGGAACAGATCGCCCAGATGCGCAACATGGGCGGCTTGTCGGCGTTGATGGACAAGATGCCGGCGCAGATCGCCCAAATGGCCGGTCAGCTGCCGGCTGGGGCCGAGAACAAGATGATTGGCCGGGTCGAGGGCATCATCAATTCAATGACGCCGCTAGAGCGCTCGAAGCCGGAACTGATCAAGGCCAGCCGCAAGCGCCGCATTGCCATGGGGGCGGGCGTGCAGGTGCAGGAGGTCAATCGACTCCTCAATCAATTTGAGCAGTCGCAGAAAATGATGAAAATGATGAGCAAGGGTGGCATGGGCAAGCTGATGCGCGGCATGAAAGGTATGCTGCCCGGTATGCGTTGA
- the ccsA gene encoding cytochrome c biogenesis protein CcsA, whose product MVDIVIQLLPHILAALLYGALGFHFWNTRWREGENQCVACPMQTWERIAIAVALGIHAAGLYDALFADVGMRFSFSFALSLMMWLAVLIYWLESFMARMEGMQPMVLPLAAVCTALPIAFPNVHLVANASATGFKLHFLAAMLAYSLLTLSALHAIFMGFSERALHNRSVKRSLSSLPPLLTMEKLLFRMLLIGFILLTLTVGSGVLFSEALFGKPLTVDHKTLFAFASWGIFATLLVGRHVWGWRGKRALRWTLAGFALLILAYVGSRFVAEVILGRV is encoded by the coding sequence ATGGTTGATATTGTAATTCAGCTTCTGCCGCACATTCTCGCCGCCCTGCTTTATGGCGCACTTGGCTTCCATTTCTGGAACACCCGCTGGCGTGAGGGAGAAAACCAGTGCGTCGCGTGTCCCATGCAAACATGGGAGCGTATTGCCATTGCTGTTGCGCTCGGGATTCACGCAGCGGGCCTCTACGATGCATTGTTTGCAGATGTCGGCATGCGCTTCTCGTTTAGTTTCGCGCTGTCCCTGATGATGTGGCTGGCCGTACTGATTTACTGGCTGGAAAGCTTCATGGCGCGAATGGAAGGCATGCAACCCATGGTTCTGCCATTAGCCGCAGTATGCACCGCATTGCCGATTGCATTTCCAAATGTTCACTTGGTTGCAAATGCCAGCGCAACCGGGTTCAAGCTCCACTTTCTTGCCGCCATGCTGGCCTATAGCCTGCTGACACTCTCCGCGTTACACGCCATTTTCATGGGCTTTAGCGAAAGGGCACTGCATAACCGATCAGTCAAACGGAGTCTCAGCAGTTTGCCACCACTGCTCACGATGGAAAAGCTGCTTTTCCGGATGTTGCTGATTGGCTTCATTCTTCTGACACTGACTGTCGGAAGTGGCGTCCTCTTCTCCGAAGCACTTTTTGGAAAGCCGCTAACGGTCGATCATAAGACCCTGTTCGCTTTTGCCTCATGGGGCATTTTCGCAACGCTACTCGTCGGACGTCACGTCTGGGGTTGGCGCGGAAAACGCGCCTTACGCTGGACCTTGGCCGGCTTTGCGCTGCTGATTCTGGCTTACGTCGGCAGCCGCTTTGTCGCTGAAGTTATCCTGGGCCGAGTCTAA
- a CDS encoding DUF21 domain-containing protein, whose amino-acid sequence MTDLPLSAMLGALFVLVILSGIFSGSETAMMAANRYRLRYAAQNGHRGAKLALVLLAQTDKLLGLILLGNTLFNAAAATLTGYIALALFGQSKYALEIGTLCITFTLLVLAEISPKVICATHADRLAPILSYVLTPLLRLAFPIIWFVNLFVMALLKTVRLAPSATHEEAKLSPEELRSLVLESAHLMPKKHHAILSSLFELNNITVEDVMTPRGNIEILDLDQQWEEVRTQLATSHHSRLPVCRESLDQLIGILPVRRLLANLGDPDFDEAALLQQLQSPYYIPAGTPVFSQLAFFQENHQRIGFVVDEYGEILGLLTLEDIIEEFVGDFTTSLPGLDQQLGWSPAGDAIVEGARPLRSLNRMLGLDFPIDGPKTLNGLILEHFQDIPESGTSIKLAGVAVEVLQTQDRSVVTVRIFRPETR is encoded by the coding sequence ATGACCGACTTACCGCTGTCAGCAATGCTTGGGGCGCTTTTTGTGCTCGTCATCCTTTCGGGTATTTTCTCCGGATCCGAAACCGCCATGATGGCAGCCAATCGTTACCGTTTAAGGTACGCAGCACAAAATGGCCATCGCGGCGCAAAACTGGCACTCGTGCTCCTGGCGCAAACGGACAAACTACTCGGACTCATCCTGCTCGGCAACACGCTGTTCAATGCAGCTGCGGCAACGCTCACCGGCTACATCGCACTGGCCCTTTTCGGGCAATCAAAGTACGCACTCGAAATTGGCACGCTGTGCATCACTTTCACCCTGCTGGTTTTAGCAGAGATTTCCCCCAAAGTCATTTGTGCCACGCATGCTGACCGCTTGGCGCCAATATTGAGCTACGTCCTGACTCCGCTGCTTCGCCTTGCTTTTCCCATCATTTGGTTCGTCAACCTCTTCGTGATGGCTTTGCTGAAAACCGTTCGCCTTGCCCCCAGCGCCACGCATGAAGAAGCCAAGCTATCACCCGAGGAATTGCGCAGCCTGGTCCTTGAATCCGCGCATCTCATGCCCAAGAAGCACCACGCAATACTCTCCAGTCTATTTGAGCTCAACAATATTACTGTCGAGGACGTCATGACCCCTCGCGGCAATATCGAGATACTGGACCTCGACCAGCAGTGGGAAGAAGTCCGCACGCAACTCGCAACAAGTCACCACAGCCGACTGCCGGTGTGCCGCGAATCGCTGGACCAATTGATCGGCATATTGCCTGTCCGGCGCCTCCTTGCAAATCTGGGCGACCCTGATTTTGACGAAGCGGCGCTACTTCAACAGCTTCAATCCCCGTATTACATACCCGCCGGCACTCCGGTATTTTCACAGCTGGCGTTTTTTCAGGAAAACCACCAGCGCATCGGCTTTGTCGTCGACGAATACGGCGAAATACTCGGCCTCCTGACGCTCGAAGACATCATTGAAGAATTCGTGGGCGATTTCACGACCTCGCTACCCGGACTGGATCAGCAACTAGGCTGGTCTCCCGCAGGGGACGCCATCGTTGAGGGCGCACGCCCCCTGCGCAGTCTCAACCGCATGCTTGGACTGGATTTTCCTATTGACGGTCCAAAAACACTAAACGGCTTGATTCTCGAGCATTTTCAGGACATTCCGGAATCAGGAACAAGCATCAAGCTCGCCGGCGTTGCGGTAGAGGTTCTTCAAACACAGGACAGAAGCGTGGTCACTGTGCGCATTTTCCGGCCAGAAACCCGCTAA
- the pilB gene encoding type IV-A pilus assembly ATPase PilB codes for MAATPQNPPLGGLARALVQAGKLQESEAEQLLAQAHSNKTSLIEQIITSQKAGALDIARFVADTFGYPLLDLAAFDEAHIPVDAIDRKLIATHKVIPLNKRGNRLSVAIADPTNLRALDEIRFQTGLAVDPIVVEQSKLAPLVSKYAESAADALKSFTSEDINLDFLDEEAVAKADEAAGQDIDDAPVVKFIQKMLLDAINDGASDIHFEPYEKFYRIRFRVDGILREIATPPLAIKEKIASRIKVISRLNIAEKRVPQDGRMRLVLSKNRAIDFRVSTLPTLQGEKIVMRILDPSSATLGIEALGYEPEQKAVLMEAIGRPYGMILVTGPTGSGKTVSLYTCLNILNKDGINISTAEDPAEINLAGINQVNVDDRAGLTFPVALKAFLRQDPDIIMVGEIRDLETAEISIKAAQTGHLVLSTLHTNDAPQTLTRLMNMGVPMFNIASSVLLITAQRLARRLCTCKKPITIPEQALLDAGYKPEDLDGSWTLFGPGGCDRCKGTGYKGRVGIYQVMPISEAMQRLIMSGASALDLAVQAKVEGVKDLRESGLLKVKQGMTSLDEVLSTTNA; via the coding sequence ATGGCAGCAACTCCTCAAAATCCTCCACTCGGCGGCCTGGCAAGGGCGCTCGTACAAGCCGGGAAACTCCAGGAGTCAGAGGCGGAACAATTGCTGGCGCAGGCACATAGCAACAAGACCTCGCTAATCGAACAAATCATCACCAGCCAGAAAGCCGGTGCGCTGGATATAGCCCGGTTTGTTGCGGATACCTTTGGCTACCCGTTGCTGGATTTGGCGGCTTTCGACGAAGCGCACATCCCTGTCGATGCGATAGACCGCAAACTGATTGCGACCCACAAGGTTATTCCGCTGAACAAGCGAGGCAATCGCCTTTCGGTGGCGATTGCTGACCCAACCAACCTGCGGGCGCTGGATGAAATCCGCTTTCAGACAGGGCTGGCGGTAGACCCCATTGTCGTTGAGCAATCAAAGCTTGCCCCGCTTGTTAGCAAGTACGCTGAATCTGCTGCGGACGCGCTCAAGAGTTTTACCAGCGAGGACATCAATCTTGATTTTCTTGACGAAGAGGCCGTCGCCAAAGCAGATGAAGCGGCAGGCCAGGACATTGATGACGCACCGGTCGTCAAATTCATCCAGAAAATGCTGCTTGATGCCATCAATGATGGGGCATCGGACATCCACTTCGAACCTTACGAAAAGTTCTACCGAATCCGTTTCCGGGTCGACGGCATTCTGCGTGAAATAGCCACGCCGCCGCTGGCGATCAAAGAAAAAATCGCCTCGCGCATCAAGGTAATTTCCCGCCTGAACATCGCCGAAAAGCGTGTGCCACAAGATGGCAGAATGCGCTTGGTTCTTTCGAAGAATCGCGCTATCGATTTTCGTGTCAGCACCCTGCCTACCTTGCAAGGCGAAAAAATCGTCATGCGTATTCTCGACCCCAGTTCGGCAACGCTGGGCATCGAGGCTCTGGGCTACGAACCGGAACAAAAGGCCGTGCTCATGGAAGCCATTGGCCGGCCCTATGGGATGATCCTGGTAACCGGCCCAACCGGTTCAGGAAAAACGGTATCGCTCTATACCTGCCTGAACATCCTGAACAAGGATGGCATCAATATTTCAACCGCTGAAGATCCGGCCGAAATCAATTTAGCCGGCATCAACCAAGTGAACGTTGATGACCGAGCCGGTTTGACCTTCCCTGTGGCGCTGAAGGCATTCCTGCGGCAGGATCCGGATATCATCATGGTTGGCGAAATCCGTGACCTTGAAACCGCGGAAATATCGATCAAAGCAGCCCAAACTGGCCACTTGGTGCTTTCGACGCTGCACACCAATGATGCACCACAGACACTGACTCGCCTGATGAATATGGGCGTTCCCATGTTCAATATCGCATCCAGCGTCCTATTGATCACCGCGCAGCGCCTTGCGCGCCGCTTGTGCACCTGCAAAAAGCCAATCACCATACCGGAACAGGCGCTACTCGATGCGGGCTACAAGCCTGAAGATCTGGATGGCTCCTGGACACTGTTCGGCCCAGGCGGTTGTGACCGCTGCAAAGGTACGGGCTACAAGGGACGGGTTGGCATCTATCAGGTCATGCCCATTTCCGAGGCAATGCAGCGACTTATCATGAGTGGCGCATCGGCACTTGATCTGGCAGTTCAGGCAAAAGTTGAAGGGGTTAAAGATTTGCGAGAGTCTGGACTACTGAAAGTAAAACAGGGCATGACGTCGCTTGATGAAGTGTTGAGCACCACCAACGCCTAA